TAACATCTCCTGTCCTCATGTCCCTtaacacccccccccatccccatgtccctcCCCAGGGCACACAGCGGCTCTGTCTGCTGCCCCGAGCGCCACCGACCCGGGGGGGCCGCAGGTGCCAGGTGAGGCTGAGCTGGGGGTCCCGCTGCCATGGGGGTCTCAGCATCCCctctccctccatgtccccaACCACATCCCCTCTCTCTGCAGGTGACAGCACAGGGAGGGGACACACGGCAGCACAGGCAAGCAGGTACAGGGTAGGAGGTACCAAAGTGGGGGGGTACTGAGCTCCATGCTGGGCACtgaacccccccaccccaccccatagctgccctgGGAAGGTCCCATTGGACACGGTGCCCCCCGTGGAGGCCGTACCCCCTGCAGCTCTCTTTGGGCCCCCCCTGGAATCAGCCTTTGAGGGGGAGGATTTCCCAGGTGAGGccttggggatgggggggggtaGGACCCCTGTGTGCCCCCCCAGCATCCCAACACTGTGCTTTCCCACAGCACCCCGTTCCTACGtcctcacctcctcctcctcacccttttcttcttcctctccgGAGAACGTGGAGGATTCTGGTTTGGACTCCCCCTCCCACCCAGCGCCCGTCCCCTCCCCGGACTCGAGGCCTTGGACTCCATCAGCACCTCAAAGCCCCTTCCCCAAGCGGGGGGCGCTACCAGACCCCTCCCCAGCACCGCCCTCAGCCTGGGCCCCCCCTCGGCCCCGTAGCCCTGGGGGCCGCCTGCCCGAGCTGCCCAGCTTCGCTGTGTTCCCTGGGGTCGAGGGGCTCTGGgaggagggggatggggggggtgcAGCATCCCGGGGGCGGCCCCGTGGCACTGCCCCCCCTCCGCAGTCCCCCTCCCCCGACCCTTTTGGGGAGCCCTGGgtccggccccgcagccccactGGGGAGCgacccccccagccccgacCTTCCTCCAACTCGgcctcatcctcctcctcctccccggCCCCCCCAAGTGGGGGAGAATCCTCCAGCCCCTCCCCATGGACgtgcccagggctgggggtgAGGATGTCTGAGGGTGGCAATGCAGCAGCCCCCTCTGAATCGGGTGAGTTCTATGGGGCTTCCCCCTAATTACCCCCAGCTTtgcccccatatcacccccagctctgcccccccATTACCCATAGCCATGCCCCCCCATTACCCATAGCCGTGCCCCCCCATTACCCATAGCCGTGCCCCCCATTACCCATAGCCATGCCCTCCCATTACTCATAGCTGTGCCCCCCCCATCTCTTACCATCTCCATGCATCCTATGGGAGAGAGTTGAGTCTCCTGCTCTCCTAACCCCTCTGGGACCCCCAATGAAGACCCCTACCTCTCATTGCCCCCTTCACCTTTATAACCCCTCTGTCCCCACAGCCACTCGCCCCCCCGCCGCTGCCCCCCGTGAGGTCCCACTGGTGGCCCCCCCTCGCCGCTCCCGCTCCAAGCGCCCGGCAGCCggctcagctgcaggcagcaacAACGACCTGGTGTGTAGGgctatggggggtgggggggggacaccCTctgccccccttccccccactGACCCCTCCTCTGTGCCCACAGTCGCGCTCTCTCAGCCCCCCACCCTCCTGGAGCTGCCCCTCACACTCAGCCCCAGCCAGCCTGGGGGAGCGCGGCTTCTTCTCCGTGTGCCCACCACCCCTCGGTGCGTCcaggttgggggggggtcctgtctatggggggatatggggctgtgtgccccCTCTGGATGCTCATGGGTTATGTGCCCCCCCCCAGGGCTGTCGCGGGGTCCCAGCCCTGTGGTGTTGGGCTCTCAGGATGCATTACCCGTGGCCACTGCCTTCACTGAGTATGTGCATGCCTACTTCAAGGGCCACGATGCTGACAGGTAGGGGGGGGGTGGTcagggtttggggttggggtcctcTCAGTTGTCTCTCTGCTGACCCCCCCCCCTGTCCCCACAGCTGCCTGGTGAAGGTGACGGGGGAGCTCACCATGTCCTTCCCCGCTGGCATCGTGCGTGTCTTCAGTGGCAGCATGGCCCCCCCCGTGCTCAGCTTCCGTCTGCTCAACGCAGGAGCCATCGAGCAGTTCCTGCCCAATGCTGAGCTGCTCTACAGGTGTGGATatgagggctggggggggtggCAATGGGGAGCCTGGGGTGTGTGGTCCCAGGTGCCTTCATCACCTGGTGGGTGCAGTGATGTGCCTTGGGGTGCTGGTTCACTGCACTCTGGGGGTGCTGGCTATGGGGTGTCCCCTCAttgcccccatccccacagtgaCCCTTCCCAGAGTGACCCCAGCACCAGGGATTTCTGGCTGAACATGGCTGCACTGACGgggcagctgcagaaacaagCAGAGCAGAGTCCATCCGCCTCCTACTACAACGTGGCTCTGCTCAAGTACCAGGTGAGCCCAGTTTGGGGTCAGGgaaccccacatccccccaccCAGCCCTGAGGGGGGGGTGACAGCATCCCATCCCCTTCTACCCCCCCCTAGTTTTCCAGGCTgggccccagctctgccccactgcGTCTGTGTGTGAGCTGGGACTGCAGCCCTGGAGCCACAAGGGTCAGTGTGGAATATGGGTACAACGCGGGTGCACTCGCTCTGCCTGTGCCCCTCGCCAACGTCCATGTCCTGCTGCCCCTGGATGAACCCGTCACCAACGTGAGGCTGCAACCCAAGGCCAGCTGGTAAGATAGGGGGGGAAAGAGGGGTCCTAAATGTGCTGGTGAACATAGGGGtgatggtggggatggagacATCGAGGTGTCCCCGCAGGAACCTGGAGGAGAAGAGGTTGCTTTGGAAGCTGCTGGACGTCCCCAGTGCACCGGGGCAGGGAGGTGaggctccat
The DNA window shown above is from Coturnix japonica isolate 7356 chromosome 28, Coturnix japonica 2.1, whole genome shotgun sequence and carries:
- the FCHO1 gene encoding F-BAR domain only protein 1 isoform X2; the encoded protein is MSLLLLRHFWGEKNHGFDVLYHNMKHGQTSTKELADFVRERAAIEETYAKAMVKLSKMATNGTQLGTFAPLWEVFRVSSDKLALCHLELVRKLQELLRELSRYGEEQGRAHKKCKEEAAGTLEAVQLLQGVAQLLAKCKESYHNKCHEHERLRREGTNQKDIDKAELKSQKAAEALRRAVDKYNSARNDFEQRMVESATRFQEVEEAHLRHMKGLIGSYSHSVEDTHVQIGQVHEEFKQNVENIGTETLLRRFAESKGTGRERPGTLDFDEYRLAPAQEGPKRSRSKAFRIPGLSRKERERDAGESPDPDAACPEVDEDGFSVRPDIAHTEAERHSCSSSDSDYDEDEPRRFHVHIKPVQPREGGGSTGATVEQLRATVGTFILPPAVGGTIRRQSSRDSTGRGHTAAQASSCPGKVPLDTVPPVEAVPPAALFGPPLESAFEGEDFPAPRSYVLTSSSSPFSSSSPENVEDSGLDSPSHPAPVPSPDSRPWTPSAPQSPFPKRGALPDPSPAPPSAWAPPRPRSPGGRLPELPSFAVFPGVEGLWEEGDGGGAASRGRPRGTAPPPQSPSPDPFGEPWVRPRSPTGERPPQPRPSSNSASSSSSSPAPPSGGESSSPSPWTCPGLGVRMSEGGNAAAPSESATRPPAAAPREVPLVAPPRRSRSKRPAAGSAAGSNNDLSRSLSPPPSWSCPSHSAPASLGERGFFSVCPPPLGLSRGPSPVVLGSQDALPVATAFTEYVHAYFKGHDADSCLVKVTGELTMSFPAGIVRVFSGSMAPPVLSFRLLNAGAIEQFLPNAELLYSDPSQSDPSTRDFWLNMAALTGQLQKQAEQSPSASYYNVALLKYQFSRLGPSSAPLRLCVSWDCSPGATRVSVEYGYNAGALALPVPLANVHVLLPLDEPVTNVRLQPKASWNLEEKRLLWKLLDVPSAPGQGGCGRLSASWQPLCGPSKPSPVAAQFSSEGSTLSGVEVELAGAGYRMSLVKKRFATGIYLAGS
- the FCHO1 gene encoding F-BAR domain only protein 1 isoform X1, giving the protein MSLLLLRHFWGEKNHGFDVLYHNMKHGQTSTKELADFVRERAAIEETYAKAMVKLSKMATNGTQLGTFAPLWEVFRVSSDKLALCHLELVRKLQELLRELSRYGEEQGRAHKKCKEEAAGTLEAVQLLQGVAQLLAKCKESYHNKCHEHERLRREGTNQKDIDKAELKSQKAAEALRRAVDKYNSARNDFEQRMVESATRFQEVEEAHLRHMKGLIGSYSHSVEDTHVQIGQVHEEFKQNVENIGTETLLRRFAESKGTGRERPGTLDFDEYRLAPAQEGPKRSRSKAFRIPGLSRKERERDAGESPDPDAACPEVDEDGFSVRPDIAHTEAERHSCSSSDSDYDEDEPRRFHVHIKPVQPREGGGSTGATVEQLRATVGTFILPPAVGGTIRRQSSRHTAALSAAPSATDPGGPQVPGDSTGRGHTAAQASSCPGKVPLDTVPPVEAVPPAALFGPPLESAFEGEDFPAPRSYVLTSSSSPFSSSSPENVEDSGLDSPSHPAPVPSPDSRPWTPSAPQSPFPKRGALPDPSPAPPSAWAPPRPRSPGGRLPELPSFAVFPGVEGLWEEGDGGGAASRGRPRGTAPPPQSPSPDPFGEPWVRPRSPTGERPPQPRPSSNSASSSSSSPAPPSGGESSSPSPWTCPGLGVRMSEGGNAAAPSESATRPPAAAPREVPLVAPPRRSRSKRPAAGSAAGSNNDLSRSLSPPPSWSCPSHSAPASLGERGFFSVCPPPLGLSRGPSPVVLGSQDALPVATAFTEYVHAYFKGHDADSCLVKVTGELTMSFPAGIVRVFSGSMAPPVLSFRLLNAGAIEQFLPNAELLYSDPSQSDPSTRDFWLNMAALTGQLQKQAEQSPSASYYNVALLKYQFSRLGPSSAPLRLCVSWDCSPGATRVSVEYGYNAGALALPVPLANVHVLLPLDEPVTNVRLQPKASWNLEEKRLLWKLLDVPSAPGQGGCGRLSASWQPLCGPSKPSPVAAQFSSEGSTLSGVEVELAGAGYRMSLVKKRFATGIYLAGS